A window of Dickeya zeae NCPPB 2538 contains these coding sequences:
- a CDS encoding amino acid ABC transporter permease, with product MTYQLHFAALWPYWPELLAGLWVTVQLTVMATLGGIAIGICGAALRSGKPTFVSRLWGLYVEAIRNTPFVVQLFFIVFGLPGLGLKLTAGQAALLAMLVNLGAYSTEIIRAGIQVTPKGQWEAARVLGLSRTQTFTRVILPPALQRIYPALVSQCIIVMLGSSVVSQVSYEELTFAANLIQSRTFLSFEVYLVTTLCYLVLSMLMRQLLLLVGRRFLGTAR from the coding sequence ATGACTTATCAGCTTCATTTCGCGGCGCTGTGGCCATACTGGCCGGAGTTACTGGCCGGTTTATGGGTCACTGTGCAATTGACGGTGATGGCAACACTGGGCGGGATTGCCATCGGTATTTGCGGTGCGGCATTACGCAGCGGTAAGCCAACCTTCGTCAGCCGCCTGTGGGGCCTGTACGTCGAAGCGATCCGCAACACGCCGTTTGTGGTGCAACTGTTTTTCATCGTGTTCGGTCTGCCGGGGTTGGGGCTCAAACTCACCGCCGGTCAGGCCGCTCTACTGGCGATGTTGGTGAACCTGGGCGCGTACAGCACGGAGATTATTCGTGCAGGCATCCAGGTGACACCGAAGGGCCAGTGGGAAGCCGCAAGGGTGCTGGGATTATCACGCACCCAGACCTTTACGCGGGTGATTTTGCCACCCGCGCTGCAACGGATTTATCCGGCACTGGTCAGTCAGTGCATCATCGTGATGCTCGGTTCCTCCGTGGTATCGCAGGTGTCGTACGAGGAACTGACCTTTGCCGCTAACTTAATTCAGTCACGGACGTTCCTCAGTTTTGAGGTGTATCTGGTGACCACGCTCTGCTATCTGGTGCTGTCGATGCTGATGCGTCAACTGCTGTTGCTGGTCGGGCGACGTTTTCTGGGGACAGCGCGCTGA
- a CDS encoding transporter substrate-binding domain-containing protein, with product MKIGKRVLAVVGAALLMVQAGQAMADQLQDIQKRGVLRVAVPQDFPPFGSVGTDLQPQGYDIDMARYLASEMKLKLQLVPVSSANRVPYLQTDKVDLVISSLGKNAEREKVIDFSSAYAPFFLGVFGPKDTTVTAPDALQGKTVGVTRGAVEDMVLTDIAPKTADIKRYEDNNTTLSAYMSGQVQYIATGNLVVAAIAEKNPEKAPVAKFMLKDSPCYIGLKKDEPALKAKVNELIEKALKDNTLNGLSEKWLKAPLPANLGA from the coding sequence ATGAAGATCGGAAAACGTGTTTTGGCAGTAGTCGGTGCAGCGCTGTTGATGGTTCAGGCTGGACAAGCGATGGCGGATCAACTGCAGGATATCCAGAAGCGCGGCGTATTGCGTGTCGCGGTGCCGCAGGACTTCCCGCCGTTTGGCTCGGTCGGTACTGATTTGCAGCCGCAGGGTTACGACATCGACATGGCCCGTTATCTGGCCAGCGAGATGAAACTAAAGTTGCAGCTGGTGCCGGTGAGCAGTGCCAACCGCGTGCCGTATTTGCAAACCGACAAGGTGGATCTGGTGATTTCCAGCCTGGGTAAAAATGCGGAACGTGAAAAAGTGATCGACTTTAGCAGCGCTTACGCACCGTTCTTCCTGGGCGTGTTCGGCCCGAAAGATACGACGGTCACCGCGCCGGATGCCTTACAAGGCAAAACCGTCGGGGTAACCCGTGGCGCGGTGGAAGACATGGTGCTGACCGATATCGCGCCTAAAACCGCTGATATCAAGCGCTACGAAGACAACAACACCACGCTGTCGGCTTATATGTCCGGTCAGGTGCAGTATATCGCTACCGGTAACCTGGTAGTGGCGGCGATTGCCGAGAAGAACCCGGAGAAAGCGCCGGTCGCCAAATTCATGTTGAAAGACTCGCCTTGCTATATCGGTCTGAAAAAGGACGAGCCTGCGCTGAAAGCGAAAGTCAACGAACTGATTGAAAAAGCGCTCAAGGACAACACGCTTAACGGCCTGTCCGAAAAATGGCTGAAAGCGCCGCTGCCAGCCAATCTGGGTGCCTAA
- a CDS encoding 1,2-dihydroxy-3-keto-5-methylthiopentene dioxygenase, producing the protein MSALTIFSDTDAHQPVWQSRDAEAIAQQLSAINVQFERWQADRDLGATPSSEEVLAAYQHEIDKLVAEKGYQSWDVVSIRADNPQKEAMRSKFLSEHTHGEDEVRFFVEGAGLFCLHVNGQIFQILCEKNDLLSVPAGVPHWFDMGSEPHFTAIRLFNNPDGWIAQFTGDAIADAYPKLA; encoded by the coding sequence ATGAGTGCTTTAACTATCTTCAGTGATACGGACGCCCATCAGCCCGTCTGGCAAAGTCGCGACGCCGAGGCTATCGCCCAGCAACTGAGCGCTATTAATGTGCAGTTTGAACGCTGGCAGGCGGACAGAGATTTAGGGGCCACCCCTTCCTCTGAAGAGGTGCTGGCGGCGTATCAGCATGAAATTGATAAACTGGTGGCGGAAAAGGGCTACCAGAGCTGGGATGTGGTTAGCATCCGCGCTGACAACCCGCAAAAAGAGGCGATGCGCAGCAAATTCCTGTCTGAGCATACCCACGGTGAAGATGAAGTGCGTTTCTTTGTGGAAGGCGCTGGGTTGTTCTGCCTGCACGTAAACGGCCAGATTTTCCAGATACTGTGCGAAAAGAACGATTTACTGTCGGTGCCTGCCGGGGTGCCGCATTGGTTTGATATGGGCTCTGAGCCGCATTTCACCGCCATTCGCCTGTTCAATAACCCGGATGGCTGGATTGCGCAGTTCACTGGTGATGCCATCGCCGACGCCTACCCGAAACTGGCGTAA
- a CDS encoding amino acid ABC transporter ATP-binding protein has product MPLITINQVHKYYGQNHVLKGVDLDIDAGEVISIIGRSGSGKSTLLRCINGLEGYQDGSIKLGGMTVTDRDSQAREISRSIGMIFQNFNLFPHMTALENVMLAPKLVLGKSAAECRELGVRMLEKVGLGERIDYYPSNLSGGQQQRVAIARALAMNPKVLLCDEITSALDPELVGEVLKVLEQLAAEGMTLILVTHEMNFAREVGDRVVFMHQGTVWEQGSGDALFANPQTAELKQFIASVRL; this is encoded by the coding sequence ATGCCGCTCATCACCATTAATCAGGTTCATAAATATTACGGCCAGAACCACGTGCTGAAAGGGGTGGATCTGGATATTGATGCGGGCGAGGTTATCTCCATCATCGGCCGTAGCGGTTCCGGCAAAAGCACCCTGCTGCGTTGTATCAACGGGCTGGAAGGCTATCAGGACGGCAGTATCAAACTGGGCGGAATGACCGTCACCGACCGTGACTCGCAAGCGCGGGAGATCAGCCGCTCTATCGGCATGATTTTCCAGAACTTCAACCTGTTTCCGCATATGACCGCGTTAGAAAACGTGATGCTGGCACCCAAGCTGGTGCTGGGGAAAAGCGCCGCCGAGTGCCGGGAACTGGGCGTGAGGATGCTGGAGAAGGTCGGGCTGGGGGAGCGTATCGATTACTACCCGTCAAATTTGTCCGGCGGCCAACAGCAGCGTGTGGCGATCGCCCGTGCGCTGGCGATGAACCCGAAAGTGCTGCTGTGCGATGAAATTACGTCCGCGCTGGACCCGGAGCTGGTGGGTGAAGTGTTGAAGGTGCTGGAGCAACTGGCGGCTGAAGGTATGACGCTGATTCTGGTCACCCACGAGATGAATTTTGCCCGCGAAGTGGGCGATCGGGTGGTGTTTATGCATCAGGGCACCGTGTGGGAACAAGGGAGCGGCGATGCGCTGTTTGCCAACCCACAGACCGCCGAACTGAAACAGTTTATCGCCTCGGTACGGCTATAG
- a CDS encoding pyridoxal-phosphate-dependent aminotransferase family protein, with the protein MPNDLFAQINPPHRLLMGPGPINADPRVLRAMASQLVGQYDPAMTGYMNQVMALYRQLFRTDNRWTMLVDGTSRAGIEAILVSAIRPGDRVLVPVFGRFGHLLCEIARRCRADVHTIEVPWGEVFTPDQIEDAIKRVKPRLLLTVQGDTSTTMLQPLAELGEICRRHDVLFYSDATASFGGNPLEADAWGLDAVSAGLQKCLGGPSGSSPVTLSSRMEAVIRQRKCVEQGIRTTDHQDGDDEMIYSNYFDLGMIMDYWGPERLNHHTEATSMLFAARECARIILEEGLDACIARHQLHGKALLAGIEGMGLQPYGDIANKMSNVLGVVIPSGIHGEQVRKLLLEDFAIEIGTSFGPLQGKIWRIGTMGYNARKDCVMQTLTALEAVLNRLGFRSVQGAALQAAWNVYDATQAST; encoded by the coding sequence ATGCCTAACGACCTGTTTGCGCAGATCAATCCGCCCCATCGTTTGCTCATGGGGCCTGGCCCGATCAATGCCGACCCGCGTGTACTGCGCGCGATGGCCAGCCAACTGGTCGGGCAGTATGACCCGGCGATGACCGGGTACATGAACCAGGTGATGGCGCTGTACCGCCAACTGTTCCGTACCGACAACCGCTGGACCATGCTGGTAGACGGCACCTCCCGTGCGGGCATTGAGGCTATTTTGGTCTCGGCTATCCGCCCTGGTGACCGGGTGCTGGTGCCGGTGTTTGGCCGTTTCGGCCACTTGCTGTGTGAGATTGCTCGCCGCTGCCGCGCCGATGTTCACACCATCGAGGTGCCGTGGGGCGAAGTATTCACGCCCGATCAGATAGAAGACGCCATCAAGCGGGTAAAACCCCGCCTGCTGCTTACCGTACAAGGCGATACCTCCACGACGATGCTGCAACCGCTGGCGGAGCTCGGGGAGATCTGCCGTCGTCATGACGTCCTGTTTTACTCCGATGCCACCGCCTCGTTCGGCGGTAACCCGTTGGAAGCCGATGCCTGGGGGCTGGATGCGGTCTCTGCCGGGTTGCAGAAATGCCTGGGTGGCCCCTCCGGCAGCTCGCCGGTGACGCTCAGTTCGCGTATGGAAGCGGTGATCCGCCAGCGTAAATGCGTAGAGCAGGGGATCCGCACCACCGACCATCAGGACGGTGACGACGAGATGATTTACTCCAACTATTTCGACCTCGGCATGATCATGGATTACTGGGGACCGGAGCGGTTGAACCACCACACCGAAGCCACCAGCATGCTGTTCGCCGCCCGTGAGTGCGCGCGCATTATTCTGGAAGAAGGGTTGGATGCCTGTATCGCCCGTCACCAGTTGCACGGTAAGGCGCTGCTGGCTGGTATCGAAGGCATGGGGTTACAGCCCTACGGCGACATCGCCAACAAGATGAGTAACGTACTGGGCGTGGTTATTCCGTCGGGTATTCACGGCGAGCAGGTACGTAAGCTGTTGCTGGAAGATTTCGCCATCGAAATCGGCACCTCGTTCGGGCCGTTGCAGGGCAAAATCTGGCGTATCGGCACCATGGGCTACAACGCACGCAAAGACTGTGTGATGCAAACGCTGACCGCGCTGGAAGCAGTATTGAACCGTCTTGGTTTCCGTTCTGTGCAAGGGGCGGCGTTGCAGGCGGCCTGGAATGTGTACGACGCCACGCAGGCGTCGACATGA
- a CDS encoding pyridoxal phosphate-dependent aminotransferase, whose product MSAALIPDSKLPSLGTTIFTQMSALAQQHQAINLSQGFPDFDGPDYLKQRLAYHVSQGANQYAPMTGVAPLRQAIAEKTAALYGWQPDADSEVTVTAGATEALFAAISALVRPGDEVICFDPSYDSYAPAVQLAGGTLKRIALQPPAFRVDWAAFSDLLNDRTRLVIVNTPHNPSATVWQQEDFRQLWQAIASRAIYVLSDEVYEHICFAADGHASVLAHPELRQRAIAVSSFGKTYHMTGWKVGYCVAPAPISAELRKVHQYLTFSVNTPAQLALADMLQQQPQHWRELPDFYRAKRDRFVNALAASRLEILPCEGTYFLLADYRAISSQDDVSFCRWLTEHVGVAAIPLSVFCAAPFPHTLIRLCFAKQESTLDAAAERLCQL is encoded by the coding sequence ATGAGCGCCGCACTGATTCCAGACAGTAAACTCCCCTCTCTCGGTACCACCATTTTTACCCAGATGAGCGCCCTGGCGCAGCAACATCAGGCGATTAACCTGTCGCAAGGCTTCCCGGATTTTGACGGCCCCGACTACCTGAAACAGCGTCTGGCCTATCATGTCAGTCAGGGGGCGAACCAATACGCACCGATGACCGGCGTGGCACCGTTGCGTCAGGCGATTGCGGAAAAAACCGCCGCGCTCTACGGCTGGCAGCCGGACGCCGACAGTGAAGTGACCGTCACCGCCGGTGCCACTGAAGCGTTGTTTGCTGCCATCAGCGCGCTGGTGCGCCCGGGCGATGAAGTTATCTGCTTTGATCCCAGCTATGACAGCTACGCACCGGCGGTGCAGTTGGCGGGCGGGACGCTGAAGCGCATTGCGCTGCAACCACCAGCGTTTCGCGTCGACTGGGCCGCGTTTAGCGACCTACTGAACGACCGCACCCGGTTGGTGATCGTCAACACGCCGCATAATCCGTCCGCTACTGTCTGGCAGCAGGAGGACTTCCGCCAGCTCTGGCAAGCCATCGCCAGTCGCGCTATTTACGTGCTGAGCGATGAAGTGTACGAGCATATCTGCTTTGCCGCTGACGGCCACGCCAGTGTGCTGGCGCACCCGGAGCTGCGGCAGCGGGCTATCGCGGTGTCCTCGTTTGGTAAAACCTACCACATGACCGGCTGGAAGGTCGGCTATTGCGTTGCCCCGGCACCGATCAGCGCCGAATTGCGGAAAGTACACCAGTACCTGACGTTTTCCGTCAACACGCCAGCGCAACTGGCGTTGGCCGATATGTTGCAACAACAACCGCAACACTGGCGCGAACTGCCCGATTTTTACCGTGCCAAACGCGACCGGTTTGTTAACGCGCTGGCAGCCAGTCGGCTGGAGATCCTGCCCTGCGAAGGCACCTATTTCCTGCTGGCGGACTACCGGGCCATTTCCAGCCAGGATGACGTCAGCTTCTGTCGCTGGCTGACCGAGCATGTCGGTGTGGCGGCGATCCCGCTGTCCGTTTTCTGTGCCGCCCCCTTCCCTCACACGCTGATTCGGTTATGCTTTGCCAAACAGGAATCAACCCTGGATGCTGCTGCGGAGCGTTTATGTCAACTTTAA
- the mtnC gene encoding acireductone synthase: protein MIKAIVTDIEGTTSDIRFVHNVLFPYARARLADAVAQAGHDPEIAAALTLARQELEQPEASSAQLLAVFNQFMDEDRKSPALKLLQGIIWRSGYHNGDFRGHVYGDVAPQLQAWREQGIALYVYSSGSVEAQRLLFGHSDAGDLTALFSGYFDTGVGAKREVASYQTIAASIGLTADKVLFLSDIRQELDAAAQAGWHTCQLIRDDADVESQHRQVNRFDQVDLNACQSNQTGEPS from the coding sequence GTGATCAAGGCGATTGTCACGGATATTGAAGGCACGACCAGCGATATTCGCTTTGTGCATAACGTGTTGTTCCCGTATGCCCGCGCGCGTCTGGCCGACGCGGTGGCACAGGCTGGGCATGACCCGGAGATCGCTGCCGCGCTGACGCTGGCGCGCCAGGAACTGGAGCAGCCGGAAGCCTCGTCCGCGCAACTGCTGGCCGTATTCAATCAGTTTATGGATGAGGACCGCAAATCACCGGCACTGAAGCTGTTGCAGGGCATTATCTGGCGCAGTGGTTACCACAACGGTGATTTTCGCGGCCATGTTTATGGGGATGTCGCCCCACAATTACAGGCCTGGCGTGAGCAGGGCATCGCGCTGTACGTCTATTCATCCGGGTCGGTGGAAGCGCAGCGTCTGCTGTTTGGGCATAGCGATGCGGGGGATTTGACCGCATTGTTTTCCGGCTATTTCGATACCGGTGTTGGTGCCAAGCGTGAGGTCGCGTCCTACCAGACTATCGCCGCTTCAATCGGCCTGACCGCGGACAAGGTGCTGTTTCTGTCCGATATTCGTCAGGAACTGGATGCAGCTGCACAAGCGGGCTGGCACACCTGCCAGTTGATCCGCGATGACGCTGATGTTGAAAGTCAGCATCGGCAGGTAAACCGTTTTGATCAGGTAGACCTGAATGCCTGTCAGAGCAACCAAACAGGAGAACCGTCATGA
- the hpxK gene encoding allantoate amidohydrolase, whose translation MSEVLMEGMMTDFDAQAAARRVMTRCDQLAAISETPDQLTRVYLSAQHMQANQQTGEWMRDAGMQVWQDSVGNICGRYEGSTPGAPALLMGSHLDTVRNAGRYDGMLGVLAAIETVSFLHQHGIRLPVALEVVGFGDEEGTRFDVTLLGSRGLTGTWPEGWLSRPDANGVTVAQALTQVGLDPNAIAQAARPATDILAYLELHIEQGPCLEQAGLALGVVTAINGARRLNCTFTGHAGHAGTVPMSQRQDALAAAASWMTQAEQMTRESDPYLVATFGTLQCLPGAANVIPGEVRLTLDIRGPDDTPLDALLQRLLTLAQDIAMQRGCTFDAQEYYRIAATRCDETLQQRLSAAVMQVQGENLLLPSGAGHDAIAIAERWPVGMLFMRCKGGISHHPDESVLTDDVAQALQALLLTVWGYR comes from the coding sequence ATGAGCGAGGTGCTGATGGAAGGCATGATGACGGATTTTGATGCGCAGGCCGCCGCCCGACGGGTGATGACGCGCTGCGATCAACTGGCGGCCATCAGTGAAACCCCTGACCAGCTCACCCGCGTTTATCTGTCGGCGCAGCATATGCAGGCCAACCAGCAAACCGGCGAGTGGATGCGTGACGCCGGGATGCAGGTGTGGCAGGACAGCGTGGGTAACATCTGCGGTCGTTATGAAGGCAGTACGCCGGGCGCACCAGCGCTGCTGATGGGGTCACACCTCGACACCGTGCGTAACGCCGGACGTTACGACGGTATGCTGGGGGTGCTGGCGGCAATTGAAACGGTGTCATTCCTGCATCAGCACGGTATTCGACTGCCGGTGGCACTGGAGGTGGTCGGTTTTGGCGACGAAGAAGGCACCCGTTTTGATGTCACGCTGCTGGGCAGTCGTGGGTTAACCGGCACCTGGCCTGAGGGCTGGCTGTCGCGCCCGGATGCCAACGGCGTTACCGTGGCGCAGGCGCTAACACAGGTTGGATTGGACCCGAACGCTATCGCTCAGGCGGCACGACCAGCCACGGATATTTTGGCCTATCTGGAATTGCATATCGAACAAGGTCCGTGTCTGGAACAGGCTGGACTGGCGTTGGGCGTGGTCACGGCTATTAACGGTGCCCGGCGGCTGAACTGCACGTTTACCGGCCACGCTGGCCATGCGGGAACCGTGCCGATGTCGCAACGTCAGGATGCCCTGGCGGCGGCGGCGAGCTGGATGACGCAGGCAGAGCAGATGACACGAGAGAGTGACCCTTATCTGGTGGCGACCTTTGGTACATTGCAGTGCCTGCCCGGTGCGGCCAATGTGATTCCCGGCGAGGTACGCCTGACGCTGGATATTCGCGGGCCGGACGATACGCCGCTGGATGCGCTGCTGCAACGGTTGCTGACACTGGCGCAGGATATCGCCATGCAACGCGGGTGTACCTTCGATGCACAAGAGTACTACCGTATTGCTGCCACCCGCTGCGATGAGACGCTGCAACAGCGGCTGTCGGCGGCGGTGATGCAGGTACAAGGTGAGAACCTGTTGCTGCCAAGCGGTGCCGGACATGATGCCATTGCCATCGCCGAACGTTGGCCGGTGGGGATGCTATTTATGCGCTGCAAGGGCGGCATCAGCCATCACCCTGACGAATCGGTATTGACCGATGATGTCGCGCAGGCGTTGCAGGCGCTGCTACTCACGGTGTGGGGATACCGATAA
- the mtnA gene encoding S-methyl-5-thioribose-1-phosphate isomerase gives MQTVNTTSLNLVDNQLWILDQQALPQEKIWCPCPDVDALVEHIRALRVRGAPLIGLSASLLLALLAEQGLSRPQLVQALETLRASRPTAVNLMNNLDRMKQALASDDFVNAMAQEALRLIEEDKALCERIADNGAGLVKPGSRLLTHCNTGGLATAGVGTAIGVILRAHQQGKVENVWVDETRPLLQGGRLTAWELGELGIPYHLICDSMAASLMAQGQVDAIWVGADRIAANGDVANKIGTYSLAVLAHYHGIPFYVAAPHTTHDPHCPDGSAIPIEQRAASEVTGVAGSFGQCQWAPHNSPVYNPAFDVTPAALISGWVLDSGVVTPEQVNAGIFQQPLAG, from the coding sequence ATGCAGACTGTTAACACCACCAGCCTCAACCTCGTTGATAATCAGTTGTGGATCCTTGACCAGCAGGCGCTGCCGCAGGAAAAAATCTGGTGCCCCTGCCCGGATGTCGACGCACTGGTCGAGCACATTCGTGCTCTGCGGGTACGCGGTGCACCGTTAATCGGGCTGTCCGCCAGCCTGTTGCTGGCGTTGCTGGCAGAGCAAGGTCTGTCACGGCCGCAGTTGGTCCAGGCGTTGGAAACATTACGTGCCTCCCGCCCGACCGCCGTTAACCTGATGAACAATCTTGACCGTATGAAGCAGGCACTGGCGAGTGACGATTTCGTCAACGCCATGGCGCAGGAAGCGTTACGGCTGATAGAAGAGGATAAGGCGCTGTGCGAACGCATCGCGGACAACGGAGCCGGGCTGGTAAAACCGGGTAGCCGCCTGTTGACCCACTGCAATACCGGCGGGCTGGCGACGGCGGGCGTGGGGACGGCGATCGGCGTCATCCTGCGTGCTCACCAGCAGGGCAAAGTGGAGAACGTCTGGGTGGATGAAACCCGTCCGCTGTTGCAGGGCGGGCGTTTGACCGCCTGGGAACTGGGCGAGCTGGGTATCCCCTATCACCTGATTTGCGACTCGATGGCTGCGTCACTGATGGCACAAGGCCAGGTTGATGCTATTTGGGTCGGTGCGGATCGCATCGCTGCCAACGGCGATGTCGCCAATAAAATCGGCACCTACAGCCTGGCGGTGCTGGCACACTATCACGGCATTCCGTTTTACGTCGCCGCCCCCCACACCACCCACGACCCTCACTGCCCGGATGGCAGCGCGATTCCCATCGAGCAGCGCGCCGCCAGTGAAGTCACCGGGGTAGCCGGTAGCTTCGGCCAGTGCCAGTGGGCACCGCACAACTCCCCGGTGTATAACCCGGCATTCGATGTCACTCCCGCAGCCCTGATTAGCGGCTGGGTACTGGATAGTGGTGTGGTCACCCCTGAGCAGGTTAACGCCGGTATTTTTCAGCAACCGCTGGCGGGATAA
- a CDS encoding amino acid ABC transporter permease, giving the protein MMTFTDWDIVRNLLLAGRWTVLLSLVAFFGGAVVTLPLLLLRLTKRRWPMRLTRLYADVFQGTPLLMQLFLAFFGLGLFGIDVSPWTAASLALTLFTSAFLLDIWHGSVQALPKGQWEACRCLGLTFTQTLTRVIAPQAMRIAIAPTVGFSVQVIKGTALASIIGFVDLTKAGTMLNNVTFQPFKVFGLVALGYFLLCYPLSYYSRYLEKKFNAAHHH; this is encoded by the coding sequence ATGATGACATTTACTGACTGGGATATTGTGCGCAACCTGCTGCTGGCCGGGCGCTGGACGGTGTTGCTGTCGCTGGTGGCCTTTTTTGGCGGCGCGGTGGTGACGTTACCGTTGTTATTACTGCGCCTGACGAAACGCCGCTGGCCGATGCGCCTGACCCGGCTGTACGCCGATGTGTTTCAGGGCACGCCGCTGCTGATGCAACTGTTTCTGGCGTTTTTCGGGCTGGGGTTGTTCGGTATCGATGTGAGCCCGTGGACGGCGGCTTCACTGGCGCTGACGCTGTTTACCAGCGCGTTCTTGCTGGATATCTGGCACGGCAGCGTACAGGCGTTGCCGAAAGGGCAGTGGGAAGCCTGTCGTTGTCTGGGGTTGACCTTCACACAGACGTTGACCCGGGTGATCGCGCCCCAGGCGATGCGTATCGCCATTGCACCGACGGTGGGGTTTTCGGTACAGGTGATTAAAGGCACCGCACTGGCGTCAATTATTGGTTTTGTTGACCTGACGAAAGCCGGCACCATGCTCAATAACGTTACCTTCCAGCCGTTTAAGGTGTTCGGGCTGGTGGCGCTGGGTTATTTCCTGCTGTGTTATCCGTTGTCGTACTACAGCCGTTATCTGGAGAAGAAATTCAATGCCGCTCATCACCATTAA
- a CDS encoding methylthioribulose 1-phosphate dehydratase, with the protein MSEIPQLAALVAACHWIGEKGWCPATGGNMSVRLDERQCLITESGKDKGSLSTEDFLLVDIATNHVPSGRTPSAETGLHTLLYRLFPTVGAVLHTHSVNATVLSRVEKSEALVLQGYEMQKSLSGQRTHLDAVAIPIFDNSQDIPALAEQVAAYHANSPLHYGFLVRGHGLYCWGDDVKDARRHLEGLEFLFQCELQRRLLEAK; encoded by the coding sequence ATGAGTGAAATTCCACAACTGGCCGCACTGGTGGCGGCCTGCCACTGGATCGGCGAAAAAGGCTGGTGCCCGGCGACGGGCGGCAATATGTCCGTGCGTCTGGATGAGCGGCAATGCCTGATTACCGAATCCGGTAAAGACAAAGGCAGCCTGAGCACGGAAGACTTCCTGTTGGTCGATATCGCCACCAACCATGTACCGAGCGGGCGCACACCGTCGGCGGAAACCGGGTTGCATACGCTGCTTTATCGCCTGTTCCCGACGGTAGGGGCGGTGCTGCATACCCATTCGGTCAACGCGACGGTGTTGTCGCGGGTGGAGAAAAGTGAGGCGCTGGTGTTGCAGGGATACGAAATGCAGAAGTCGCTAAGCGGCCAGCGTACTCATCTGGATGCGGTCGCCATTCCAATTTTCGATAACTCTCAGGATATTCCGGCACTGGCAGAGCAGGTTGCCGCCTATCATGCGAACTCGCCATTGCATTACGGTTTTCTGGTGCGTGGGCACGGTCTGTACTGCTGGGGAGATGATGTCAAAGACGCTCGCCGTCATCTGGAAGGGTTAGAGTTCCTGTTCCAGTGTGAATTACAACGACGTTTACTGGAGGCCAAGTGA
- a CDS encoding amidohydrolase, producing the protein MSTLKITLLQQPLVWMDGPANLSHFDSLLGDITDRDLIVLPEMFTTGFAMEAAKSSLEQAVVEDWLKQWAQRSNALVGGSVAVQTGKGAVNRFLLADPQGRVYQYDKRHLFRMAGEHEYYQSGQTREVVEWRGWRILPLICYDLRFPVWSRNRQDYDLALYVANWPAPRALHWKTLLAARAIENQAYIAGCNRVGTDGNGHSYQGDSLIIDAQGAILASAPEHQPARLDAELSLEALQSYREAFPAWLDADKFSV; encoded by the coding sequence ATGTCAACTTTAAAGATAACCCTGCTACAACAACCGCTGGTCTGGATGGATGGCCCCGCCAACCTCAGCCATTTTGACAGCCTGTTAGGCGACATTACCGACCGTGACCTGATTGTATTGCCGGAAATGTTCACCACCGGCTTTGCGATGGAAGCCGCTAAAAGCAGCCTGGAACAAGCGGTGGTAGAAGACTGGCTGAAACAGTGGGCACAGCGCAGCAATGCATTGGTCGGCGGCAGCGTGGCAGTGCAGACCGGCAAGGGCGCGGTTAACCGTTTTCTGTTGGCTGACCCGCAGGGCCGGGTATATCAGTACGACAAACGCCATCTGTTCCGCATGGCGGGCGAGCATGAATATTACCAGTCGGGTCAGACGCGAGAAGTCGTGGAGTGGCGCGGCTGGCGCATTCTGCCGCTGATCTGCTATGACCTGCGCTTTCCGGTGTGGTCCCGCAATCGTCAGGATTACGACCTGGCGTTGTACGTCGCCAACTGGCCTGCCCCACGCGCGCTGCACTGGAAAACCCTGCTGGCGGCACGGGCAATTGAGAATCAGGCGTATATCGCAGGCTGTAACCGCGTCGGCACCGACGGCAACGGCCACAGTTATCAGGGCGATAGCCTGATTATCGACGCACAAGGCGCGATTCTGGCCTCAGCGCCTGAGCACCAACCTGCGCGTCTTGACGCCGAGCTGTCGCTGGAAGCGTTGCAAAGCTATCGTGAAGCCTTCCCTGCCTGGCTTGATGCCGATAAGTTCAGCGTGTGA